A window of the Lolium perenne isolate Kyuss_39 chromosome 7, Kyuss_2.0, whole genome shotgun sequence genome harbors these coding sequences:
- the LOC139833582 gene encoding uncharacterized protein, whose amino-acid sequence MAGRVGTVAERRWRAASSEAAWAPRHCMPLGRVGAASAACRSVRAGRVGRNRGFYLMSCIKDVPTLIGDNYTEWRKKVEFTFVCAEVDWVVDTPQPIKPADPVRDDTDTDDSWAKKKRDHAPVEMSYTLENRKWQNANKKCMAFIKNTIENAIVGSITECASAKEYLEKIKSQFTGPSKTYATQLLKQLVTEKYSGGAHDIREHILRMSNLAAKLKPMDADLELKPALLVHLVMASLPQQFDNFVVNYNMNPDKWDIEKTIAMCVQEEDRPKAQNGGTINYVKDNKKRPFTPNNNGSPSKQYGKAPMQHQKFQHRPLPVNKDQCLHCQKTGHYKKDCPAFLKELMTQVQLFMLQILYRDSIR is encoded by the exons ATGGCGGGCCGCGTCGGCACCGTGGCTGAGCGGCGATGGCGGGCCGCGTCGAGCGAGGCCGCGTGGGCGCCGCGTCACTGTATGCCGCTCGGCCGCGTGGGCGCCGCGTCTGCTGCGTGCCGCTCGGTGCGAGCAGGCCGCGTGGGCCGCAACA GAGGGTTCTACTTGATGAgctgcatcaaggatgttcccACCCTTATAGGGGATAACTACACAGAATGGAGGAAGAAGGTGGAATTCACCTTTGTCTGTGCTGAGGTGGACTGGGTGGTTGACACACCGCAGCCCATCAAGCCTGCTGACCCTGTCAGAGATGACACGGATACTGATGATTCATGGGCTAAAAAGAAAAGGGATCATGCTCCAGTGGAGATGTCCTACACCTTAGAGAACAGAAAGTGGCAGAATGCCAACAAAAAGTGCATGGCATTTATAAAGAATACAATTGAGAACGCCATCGTGGGCTCAATTACAGAGTGTGCTTCTGCTAAGGAGTACTTAGAAAAGATAAAGAGCCAGTTCACTGGTCCTTCAAAGACATATGCAACCCAGCTGTTGAAGCAGCTGGTGACAGAAAAGTACAGTGGAGGTGCACATGACATCAGGGAGCACATCCTCAGGATGAGCAACCTAGCTGCAAAGTTGAAGCCCATGGATGCTGACCTAGAGCTGAAGCCTGCACTTCTGGTTCACTTGGTGATGGCCTCATTGCCACAACAGTTTGATAACTTTGTTGTCAATTACAACATGAACCCTGACAAATGGGACATTGAAAAGACCATTGCCATGTGTGTGCAAGAGGAGGACAGACCCAAGGCACAGAATGGAGGTACCATCAATTATGTGAAGGACAATAAGAAAAGGCCCTTCACACCAAACAACAATGGTTCTCCTTCAAAGCAATATGGTAAAGCCCCAATGCAGCATCAGAAGTTCCAGCACAGGCCATTGCCAGTGAACAAAGATCAGTGTCTTCACTGTCAGAAGACTGGGCACTACAAGAAAGACTGCCCTGCTTTTCTGAAAGAATTAATGACTCAGGTGCAACTGTTCATGTTGCAAATTCTTTACAGGGATTCCATTCGATGA